In Bacteroidota bacterium, one DNA window encodes the following:
- a CDS encoding tetratricopeptide repeat-containing sensor histidine kinase, which translates to MKIKNKIIIFSIIVLFGSTVNSQTNMIDSLINQIQYTTNDTLKVNLLYKIGRKYYNLSNFDNAKIYTQKSLELSEKMKFQKGVQEAHFFYANIYYKESSFEAAINHANICLKMCKSRNDKESEAKCFNLLGITNRKKGEYNKSLSFYFKALPIWEEVGNKRKIAVLLNNIGLIYYYIEKYVDALKYYNASFKISKEINYESGKSIYYNNCGLVFHNQKQYQKALEYFENSLQIEKKQDDKYGITICYVNIGDIYRALENYSKALDYYNNALQIRKEVANIYGISSVNNSIGELYFLQNNYTKANEYFINSIESSRNIDAKDLLREAYKQISESYSMQKDYSNAYKYFKLFKEINDSIFSEENNKQILEIQTKYETEKKEKENEILKEKEEKNNEIIARKEMENKNQLLLILIAFIGLIFVSIFAYFLSRSNKHKKKSNELLLIQNEEINVQKEEIEAQRDHLEESENLIKQKNSKLKIANATKDKFFSIIAHDLKTPFNSIFGFSSLLKDSYDDFDENEKKSFIDNIDKASKSAFNLLENLLMWAMSQQDSIEIEKIDVNLKQFIDNAISPYLQGAKKKNIVFTNAVSDEIIMALDKQTIKTVIGNLFNNAVKFTPNKGKITIDAVIVEKFVEIKISDTGVGIPPKALSKIFRIDENHTTLGTNKEKGTGLGLSLCKEFVEKNGGKIWVESKIEIGSQFYFTIPYGEL; encoded by the coding sequence ATGAAGATCAAAAATAAAATTATAATCTTTTCAATAATAGTATTATTTGGAAGTACTGTTAATTCTCAAACCAATATGATTGACAGCTTAATTAACCAAATTCAATATACTACAAATGATACTCTCAAAGTAAATTTATTATATAAAATAGGACGGAAATATTATAATTTATCCAATTTTGACAATGCTAAAATCTATACACAAAAATCACTCGAACTTTCAGAAAAAATGAAATTTCAAAAAGGAGTACAAGAAGCTCACTTTTTTTATGCAAATATTTATTATAAAGAGTCTTCTTTTGAAGCAGCTATCAATCATGCAAATATTTGTCTGAAAATGTGTAAAAGCAGAAATGATAAAGAAAGTGAGGCAAAATGCTTCAATCTACTTGGCATTACTAATAGAAAAAAAGGAGAATATAATAAATCATTAAGCTTCTATTTTAAGGCTTTACCTATTTGGGAAGAAGTCGGTAATAAACGAAAGATTGCTGTTCTCTTAAATAATATTGGCCTTATCTATTATTATATAGAAAAATATGTCGATGCCTTAAAATATTACAATGCATCTTTTAAAATATCCAAAGAGATTAATTATGAAAGTGGGAAATCAATTTATTATAATAATTGTGGTTTGGTGTTTCATAATCAGAAACAATACCAAAAAGCTCTTGAATATTTTGAAAACTCACTTCAAATCGAAAAAAAACAAGATGATAAATATGGAATTACAATCTGTTATGTTAATATTGGAGATATATACAGAGCTTTGGAAAACTATTCCAAAGCTTTAGATTATTATAATAATGCTTTACAAATCAGAAAAGAAGTTGCTAATATTTATGGAATATCAAGTGTAAATAATAGTATTGGTGAACTATATTTTTTGCAGAATAATTACACTAAAGCCAATGAGTATTTTATCAACAGTATTGAAAGCTCAAGAAATATTGATGCAAAAGATCTATTGAGAGAAGCATATAAGCAAATATCCGAAAGTTATTCCATGCAAAAAGATTATTCTAATGCTTATAAGTATTTTAAACTATTCAAAGAAATTAACGACAGTATTTTTTCTGAAGAAAACAATAAACAGATTTTGGAAATACAAACGAAGTACGAAACAGAAAAAAAAGAAAAAGAAAATGAAATACTAAAAGAAAAAGAAGAAAAAAACAATGAAATCATTGCACGAAAAGAAATGGAAAATAAAAATCAACTTTTATTGATTCTAATAGCATTTATTGGTTTAATTTTTGTTTCGATTTTTGCATATTTCCTATCTCGTTCAAATAAACATAAAAAAAAATCAAATGAGCTACTCTTAATACAGAATGAAGAGATTAATGTACAAAAAGAAGAGATCGAAGCTCAACGTGATCATTTGGAAGAATCTGAGAATTTAATAAAACAGAAAAACTCGAAATTAAAAATTGCAAATGCCACAAAGGATAAATTTTTTTCAATAATTGCCCACGATTTAAAAACCCCATTTAATTCTATTTTTGGTTTCTCAAGTTTGTTGAAAGATTCTTATGACGATTTCGATGAAAATGAAAAAAAATCGTTTATTGATAATATTGATAAAGCATCAAAAAGCGCATTCAACTTATTAGAAAATTTACTTATGTGGGCAATGTCTCAACAAGATTCCATTGAAATAGAAAAGATAGATGTAAACTTAAAACAATTTATTGATAATGCCATTTCGCCATATTTGCAAGGAGCCAAAAAGAAAAATATTGTATTCACAAATGCCGTTTCAGACGAAATTATTATGGCTTTAGACAAACAAACCATAAAAACTGTAATTGGAAATTTATTCAACAATGCTGTAAAATTCACACCTAATAAAGGAAAAATTACTATTGATGCAGTCATTGTTGAAAAATTCGTTGAAATAAAAATATCTGACACTGGGGTTGGTATTCCGCCAAAAGCACTTTCCAAAATTTTCAGAATAGATGAGAATCATACAACTTTGGGGACAAATAAAGAAAAAGGTACAGGTTTGGGTTTGTCGCTTTGCAAAGAATTTGTCGAAAAAAATGGAGGCAAAATTTGGGTAGAATCAAAAATAGAAATTGGTTCACAGTTTTACTTTACAATCCCCTATGGAGAATTGTGA
- a CDS encoding glycosyltransferase, which yields MIKIAVVILNWNGQKLLEKFLPSVVKYSNNEDVEIIIADNCSSDESVKFLKTNYPDLRTIVLDKNYGFAGGYNKCLQQIDAEYFVLLNSDVEVTDNWIDPVIKLLDSDRTIGAAMPKIKAYNKKKDFEYAGAAGGFIDKYGFPFCRGRIFDSIEQDQGQYDNDTEIFWATGAALFVRSDLYLKIGGLDEDFFAHMEEIDLCWRMKNMGYKIMFASKSTVYHVGGASLSKVNPFKTYLNFRNNLFLLLKNLPPERLNGIMFRRFIFDKIAAVKFLVCFEFGNFWAVIKAYYMFFAMRKTFLKKRKKLVLEFNIFYHKEMYDGSIVIDYFIKKIKKFRPF from the coding sequence ATGATAAAAATTGCAGTCGTAATTTTAAATTGGAACGGACAGAAATTGCTCGAAAAGTTTCTTCCTTCTGTTGTGAAATACTCTAATAATGAAGATGTTGAAATTATTATAGCCGACAATTGTTCGAGCGACGAATCTGTAAAGTTTTTGAAAACAAACTATCCTGATTTGAGAACGATTGTTTTAGATAAGAATTACGGATTCGCCGGTGGTTACAACAAATGCTTACAACAAATTGATGCAGAGTATTTTGTTTTGCTAAATTCCGATGTAGAAGTTACAGATAATTGGATTGATCCTGTGATTAAATTGCTCGATAGTGATAGAACAATTGGAGCAGCAATGCCTAAAATCAAAGCGTATAATAAAAAGAAAGATTTTGAATATGCTGGTGCAGCAGGTGGTTTTATCGATAAGTATGGCTTTCCGTTTTGTCGTGGAAGAATTTTTGATTCAATTGAGCAAGACCAAGGCCAATATGATAATGATACTGAAATTTTCTGGGCAACAGGTGCAGCATTATTTGTACGATCGGATTTGTACTTAAAAATTGGTGGTTTAGATGAAGATTTTTTTGCTCATATGGAAGAAATTGATCTTTGCTGGAGAATGAAAAACATGGGCTATAAAATAATGTTTGCCTCAAAATCAACGGTTTATCATGTTGGTGGTGCAAGTTTATCTAAGGTGAATCCTTTTAAAACTTATTTAAATTTTCGAAACAATTTGTTCTTATTATTAAAAAATTTGCCGCCCGAACGATTGAATGGAATTATGTTTCGTAGATTTATTTTTGATAAAATTGCAGCAGTTAAATTCCTTGTATGTTTTGAGTTTGGCAATTTTTGGGCAGTAATTAAAGCTTATTACATGTTTTTTGCCATGCGAAAAACTTTCTTAAAGAAGCGAAAGAAACTTGTTTTAGAATTTAATATTTTCTATCATAAAGAAATGTATGATGGAAGTATAGTTATTGATTATTTTATTAAGAAAATTAAAAAATTTAGACCATTTTAG
- a CDS encoding glycosyltransferase, with translation MALKVSSFYCEYSNNEDVEIIIADNCSSDESVKFLKTNYPDLRTIVLDKNYRFAGGYNKLMQSILFC, from the coding sequence ATTGCTCTAAAAGTTTCTTCCTTCTATTGTGAATACTCTAATAATGAGGATGTTGAAATTATTATAGCCGACAATTGTTCGAGCGACGAATCTGTAAAGTTTTTGAAAACAAACTATCCTGATTTGAGAACGATTGTTTTAGATAAGAATTACAGATTCGCCGGTGGTTACAACAAATTGATGCAGAGTATTTTGTTTTGTTAA
- a CDS encoding PAS domain S-box protein, with amino-acid sequence MKNLDETTKEQLLRENLLLKEKIAYLEKNELNIQKHELRANQKIEQSPLTPNQSTKDFDKPEQSDKLQSESEKMHNDLFEKSKDAILIIHNEKFVDCNPATINMLGYNSKEEFLMTHPSELSPEKQADGKLSFSKANEMMEIAHKNGNHCFEWYHKKSNGKVFPVEVMLTSILNDEKKRILHTIWRDISNRKKAEETIKQSEKNYKDLFNNLSNAIYIIDRKGCFIDVNQGAVDMYGYPKEFFIGKNPEFLSAVGKNDLKKVIGYINDSFNDKAHQFDFWGLRKNGEVFPKIVRTQKGIYKGKEVVIAFGIDITERKKVEVALQKSEHNLRTLFNAMTDIVFEMDSEGRYLNIAPTSPELMYKPTEETIGKTLHDIFPKQKADIFLAFIKSCLKKNQIETIEYELKMGNKTLWFEGRATPKTKNSVLYIARDITKRMLADVELKELNKELSAQNEEYLSLNEELSDSLNQIQEINNKLTIAKEKAEESNRLITAFMRNISHETRTPMNSILGFAKLLEEPALTGNQQQKYLSIIQENGNRMLNTISDIVNISLIEADQQKVNLTETNINHEIENIYSIFESQAYEKGIHLLYVNSLLSGSDKIYTDKDKLSIILSNLLKNAIKYTSAGNIDFGYLKKRNNIEFFVRDTGIGIQKNQQNNIFKPFVKADVDDSAVFEGSGLGLAIAKAYVEMLKGKIWVESDLNKGSDFYFSIPINTENFENTRNKKEYKNKTVSNSKNLKILIAEDEISANIHLSLITEKICKEVFQAKTGRETIDICRQNPDIDIVLMDIRMPDIDGYKATSIIREFNKNIIIIAQTAYALPGDRNKAIEAGCNDYIAKPIDKQKLLNMIEKYMTQK; translated from the coding sequence ATGAAAAACCTTGACGAAACTACTAAAGAGCAACTTCTTCGAGAGAATTTACTTTTGAAAGAAAAAATTGCTTACTTAGAAAAAAACGAACTAAATATCCAAAAACACGAGCTGAGGGCAAACCAAAAAATTGAACAATCGCCCTTAACGCCTAATCAAAGTACAAAAGATTTTGACAAACCTGAACAATCTGATAAGCTTCAATCAGAATCAGAAAAAATGCACAACGATTTATTTGAAAAATCGAAAGATGCGATTTTAATTATTCATAATGAAAAATTTGTGGATTGTAATCCGGCTACAATCAATATGCTAGGATACAATAGCAAAGAAGAATTTCTAATGACACATCCCTCAGAATTGTCTCCTGAAAAACAAGCAGATGGAAAATTGTCATTTTCAAAAGCCAATGAAATGATGGAAATAGCCCATAAAAATGGCAATCATTGTTTCGAATGGTATCATAAAAAATCTAATGGTAAAGTTTTTCCTGTGGAAGTTATGCTTACGTCTATTTTAAATGACGAAAAAAAGAGAATTCTTCACACTATTTGGCGAGATATTTCTAATCGAAAAAAAGCTGAGGAAACAATAAAACAATCTGAAAAAAACTACAAAGATCTTTTTAATAATTTAAGTAATGCAATCTATATTATAGATAGAAAGGGTTGTTTTATTGATGTAAATCAAGGCGCTGTAGATATGTATGGCTATCCAAAGGAATTTTTTATTGGAAAAAACCCTGAATTTTTATCTGCTGTCGGAAAAAATGATTTGAAGAAGGTTATTGGATACATTAACGATTCGTTTAATGATAAGGCTCACCAGTTTGATTTTTGGGGATTAAGAAAAAATGGTGAAGTTTTTCCTAAGATTGTTCGTACACAAAAAGGGATTTATAAGGGTAAAGAAGTAGTAATTGCTTTTGGTATTGACATTACCGAACGAAAAAAGGTTGAAGTAGCACTTCAGAAAAGTGAACACAATTTAAGAACACTTTTTAATGCAATGACAGATATTGTATTCGAGATGGACAGCGAAGGCAGATACTTGAATATTGCACCAACTTCGCCAGAACTTATGTATAAACCAACGGAGGAGACAATCGGAAAAACCTTGCATGATATATTTCCAAAACAGAAAGCTGACATTTTTCTAGCTTTTATTAAAAGTTGTTTGAAAAAGAATCAAATTGAAACTATTGAATATGAACTAAAAATGGGTAACAAAACTCTATGGTTCGAGGGTAGAGCTACACCAAAAACAAAAAATAGTGTACTATATATTGCAAGAGACATTACAAAACGAATGTTAGCAGATGTTGAGTTGAAAGAGTTGAACAAAGAACTTTCAGCTCAAAATGAGGAATATCTGTCTTTGAACGAAGAATTATCTGATAGCCTGAATCAAATTCAGGAGATAAACAATAAACTCACAATTGCCAAAGAAAAAGCCGAAGAAAGCAACAGACTCATTACTGCTTTTATGCGAAACATAAGCCATGAAACACGAACACCAATGAACAGCATATTGGGATTTGCAAAACTTTTGGAAGAACCGGCACTTACCGGCAACCAACAACAAAAATATTTAAGCATAATTCAAGAAAATGGCAATCGAATGCTTAATACAATTTCAGATATTGTTAATATTTCTTTGATAGAAGCTGATCAGCAAAAAGTTAACCTTACTGAAACAAATATCAATCATGAAATAGAAAACATTTATAGCATTTTTGAATCGCAAGCATACGAAAAAGGAATACACCTCTTATATGTTAATTCTTTGCTAAGCGGTTCAGATAAAATATATACAGATAAGGATAAATTATCTATTATTTTATCGAACTTATTAAAAAATGCTATTAAATATACCAGTGCAGGAAACATTGATTTTGGGTATTTGAAGAAAAGAAATAATATTGAATTTTTCGTAAGAGATACCGGTATTGGTATCCAGAAAAATCAACAAAATAATATTTTTAAGCCTTTCGTTAAAGCAGATGTTGATGACAGTGCAGTTTTCGAAGGTTCAGGTCTGGGATTGGCTATTGCTAAGGCTTATGTGGAGATGTTAAAAGGTAAGATATGGGTTGAAAGTGATCTGAATAAAGGTTCAGATTTTTACTTCTCCATTCCAATAAATACTGAAAACTTTGAAAATACTAGAAACAAAAAAGAATATAAAAATAAAACCGTAAGTAATTCAAAAAATCTAAAAATTCTTATTGCTGAAGATGAAATATCAGCCAATATACATTTAAGTTTAATTACAGAAAAAATATGCAAAGAAGTATTTCAAGCGAAAACCGGTAGAGAAACCATAGATATTTGCCGCCAAAATCCTGATATTGATATAGTTCTAATGGATATCAGAATGCCAGATATTGATGGATACAAAGCCACTTCAATAATTCGTGAATTTAATAAGAATATAATCATAATTGCTCAGACAGCATATGCACTACCCGGAGACCGAAATAAAGCCATAGAAGCTGGATGTAATGATTATATAGCAAAACCAATTGATAAGCAAAAGCTGCTTAATATGATTGAAAAATATATGACACAAAAATAA